From Desulfurella sp., one genomic window encodes:
- a CDS encoding glycosyltransferase, whose translation MIDSIYLAFSNIIASHNSLLVFILMFTPFIVFFEGPLQLITMIGIFRFAKQQLAQSDLLTQLPHVSCCITCYSEGKSVINTIKSLTFQTYPGLIEIIAVVDGALQNKDTLLAVQSCKEFVENTTNRKLLIIPKWQRGGRVSSLNAALKIACGEIFMALDGDTSFDNNMVVNAVKHFNNDNVVAVSGNLRVRNASKSLATRLQALEYILGISAGKTGLSAFGIVNNISGAFGVFRKKILDLIGGWDTGTAEDLDITTRIKQYFGRNKNWKIVFDPYVIGHTDVPETFLGYFKQRLRWEGDLFYLIGRKYLDNIRPRLLNWANYISTIIIIYFMQIILPFVITFYTIYLFYTLPDAYVLALYFMVYLFYVFVLFTYFLLYCLLVSDRLNEDIIYFLYIPLFPFFAFFSRINAALAITHSVINKSHLDSSMAPWWVLKKGKF comes from the coding sequence ATGATTGATTCAATTTATTTAGCTTTTTCTAACATAATAGCATCCCATAATTCACTTTTGGTATTTATACTTATGTTTACGCCTTTTATAGTATTTTTTGAGGGCCCTTTGCAACTAATAACAATGATAGGCATATTTAGATTTGCCAAACAACAACTAGCACAAAGCGATTTATTAACTCAATTACCACATGTTAGTTGTTGTATTACTTGTTATTCTGAAGGAAAAAGCGTTATAAATACAATCAAATCTTTAACCTTTCAAACATATCCTGGTTTAATTGAAATCATAGCTGTTGTCGATGGCGCGCTACAAAATAAAGATACTTTGCTAGCCGTACAAAGTTGTAAAGAATTTGTCGAAAACACTACTAATAGAAAATTACTTATAATACCTAAATGGCAGCGAGGTGGTAGGGTTTCTTCTTTAAATGCAGCACTAAAAATAGCTTGTGGAGAGATCTTTATGGCTTTAGATGGAGATACTTCTTTTGATAATAACATGGTAGTAAATGCTGTTAAACACTTTAACAATGACAATGTAGTTGCGGTTTCTGGTAATTTACGCGTAAGAAATGCTAGCAAATCATTAGCTACAAGACTTCAAGCCTTAGAGTATATTTTGGGTATATCAGCTGGCAAAACAGGTTTGTCTGCTTTTGGTATTGTAAATAATATATCTGGGGCTTTTGGGGTTTTTAGAAAGAAAATTTTGGACTTAATAGGTGGGTGGGATACTGGTACAGCAGAAGATCTTGATATTACAACAAGAATCAAGCAATACTTTGGAAGAAATAAAAACTGGAAAATTGTTTTTGACCCTTATGTAATAGGGCACACAGATGTGCCAGAAACATTTTTGGGTTACTTTAAACAAAGGCTTCGTTGGGAAGGAGATTTATTTTATCTTATAGGTCGTAAATATTTGGATAATATAAGACCAAGATTGTTAAATTGGGCTAATTATATATCAACAATAATTATAATCTATTTTATGCAAATTATTTTACCATTTGTTATAACTTTTTATACCATCTATTTGTTTTACACCCTACCAGACGCATATGTTTTAGCTTTATACTTTATGGTTTACTTATTTTATGTGTTTGTTTTGTTTACATATTTTTTATTATACTGTCTTTTGGTATCTGATAGATTAAACGAAGACATTATTTACTTTTTGTATATACCTTTATTTCCTTTTTTTGCATTTTTTTCCAGAATCAATGCTGCATTGGCAATCACGCACTCTGTAATAAACAAATCGCATTTGGATTCGAGTA